In Mercenaria mercenaria strain notata chromosome 13, MADL_Memer_1, whole genome shotgun sequence, a single window of DNA contains:
- the LOC123528510 gene encoding 39S ribosomal protein L2, mitochondrial-like, producing MALNCLKLWLWKPAGNFPQPSVFKGSIQRFSWAARMSSSHTKVDKSSAGTDSKQDDSKTGTNRKPGVRPEHDPSKVQPHAVRYNSPKMKFVLQGVDLTKYTTVPIPYPKTGGRGWDGKVMNKRIGGGAKQEYRMVDYTRNAISEEEPLVEKVIYTRYDPLRSADIALVASGNHKRWIIAGEHMKKGDLIKSYGNIPTLPVSAKAGDAHPLGAYAAGTVVHNIEMFENEGGNFARAAGTSGTIARKVADRVIVRLPSGREASLSKNCIATCGRASNVNHGKEHIGSAQRNRWFGVRPKCGLWHRKTGYNGRKIRPPKPLVTYEKKTQKSLHEMFDT from the exons ATGGCGTTAAACTGCTTAAAACTGTGGCTTTGGAAGCCAGCTGGAAATTTTCCTCAACCTTCTGTGTTTAAAGGTTCAATCCAAAG attttcttGGGCAGCACGTATGAGTAGTTCTCATACAAAGGTTGACAAGTCATCGGCCGGTACAGATTCCAAACAAGATGATAGTAAGACAGGAACAAATAGAAAGCCTGGAGTGAGACCAGAACATGATCCATCCAAAGTTCAACCTCATGCTGTGAGGTACAACTCACCGAAGATGAAATTTGTATTGCAAGGAGTAGATTTGACCAAGTACACTACTGTTCCAATACCATATCCCAAAACAGGAGGGAGAGGCTGGGATG GTAAGGTAATGAACAAGAGAATTGGTGGAGGCGCTAAACAAGAGTATAGGATGGTAGATTATACACGTAACGCCATTAGTGAAGAAGAGCCTCTTGTGGAAAAAGTTATATATACAAGATATGATCCATTACGGTCTGCTGACATTGCTTTGGTTGCCAGTGGTAACCACAAACGCTGGATAATAGCAGGAGAACATATGAAAAAAGGAGATTTGATAAAGTCTTATGGAAACATCCCAACATTACCAG tttctgCTAAAGCAGGTGATGCCCACCCTCTCGGAGCTTATGCTGCAGGCACTGTTGTTCACAACATTGAAATGTTTGAGAATGAGGGTGGTAATTTTGCACGTGCTGCTGGAACTAGTGGCACGATTGCCCGAAAGGTCGCGGATAGGGTGATTGTGCGTTTACCTTCTGGACGCGAGGCAAGTTTGAGCAAGAACTGTATAGCTACATGCGGACGAGCATCAAACGTAAATCACGGGAAGGAACATATAGGATCGGCTCAAAGAAATAGATGGTTTGGGGTGCGTCCAAAATGTGGTTTATGGCACAGAAAAACTGGCTATAATGGCCGTAAAATAAGGCCACCTAAACCTTTGGTAACTTATGAGAAAAAGACACAAAAGTCATTACATGAAATGTTTGACACatga
- the LOC123528511 gene encoding U6 snRNA-associated Sm-like protein LSm8 — MASALESYVNKTVSIVTADGRIIVGMLKGFDQTINLILDESHERVYSNSEGVEQVILGLYIVRGDNVAVIGEVDDETDRSLDFTSIRAEPLSSVTH, encoded by the exons ATGGCATCAGCTCTAGAATCCTACGTGAACA AAACAGTTTCTATTGTGACAGCTGACGGGAGAATTATTGTT GGAATGTTGAAAGGTTTTGATCAAACAATAAATCTTATTCTGGATGAAAGCCATGAGCGTGTCTATAGCAACAGTGAAGGTGTGGAGCAAGTTATACTCGGATTGTACATTGTCAGGGGAGATAATGT AGCTGTTATTGGTGAAGTTGATGATGAAACTGACAGATCACTGGATTTCACAAGTATACGGGCAGAGCCCCTCAGTTCTGTTACACACTGA